The following are from one region of the Natronosporangium hydrolyticum genome:
- a CDS encoding NADH-quinone oxidoreductase subunit G, which yields MADVAKQTDEVTLTIDGVEVTAPKGALLIRVAEQLGIAIPRFCDHPLLPPAGACRQCLVDVEGQRKPVTSCTTPVGEGMVVRTHLTSEVARKAQEGIMEFLLINHPLDCPVCDKGGECPLQNQAMSTGRAETRFHDIKRTYPKPINLSTEVLLDRERCVQCARCTRFSEIIAGDPFIELMDRSADEQVNVYRDTMFGGEPADEQGTHSDLGDEPFQSYFSGNTIQICPVGALTSSKYRFRSRPFDLVSTPSVCEHCSAGCAQRTDHRRGKVMRRLAGDDPAVNEEWDCDKGRFGFRYVTATDRITEPLVRDAETGELRVAAWSEALAVAADGLRAARDAGRGVGVLPGGRLTVEDAYAYSKFARTALRSNDIDFRARPLSAEEAQFLAANVAGQHSPTYAEVEAAPAVVLAGLEPEEECPILFLRLRKGLRTRQLPIYALAPFRSRGFDKLAARLIRCVPGEEAQLLAEDDRLAEALSQPGAVLLVGERLATSPGGLSAAAAVAERTGARLAWVPRRAGERGAVEVGCLPGLLPGGRPVDDARARAELADVWGTDFARDLASDPGRDTGAILEAVVVGQLGALVVGGVDPADLADVRGAERALAEVPFLVSLELRHSAVTRHADVVLPVAAAVEKAGAYLNWEGRLRPFGKVLDPGTMTDARILDAIASQLGVTLGCGEVEAIRRELTSLPVTEAPQPAPPRVAAGSPPVPEAGQAVLASWHQLIDEGSMLVDEEPLAGTARPAVARIGKEFAAKLGVGDGDPVTVGTSLGAVTLPAEVVDDLVGQVVWLPTNSPGATVRRTLGVTAGALVDVTVAGGVQ from the coding sequence ATGGCAGATGTGGCGAAGCAGACCGACGAGGTGACCCTGACCATCGACGGTGTCGAGGTCACCGCCCCGAAGGGCGCGCTGTTGATCCGGGTCGCGGAGCAGCTGGGGATCGCGATCCCCCGGTTCTGCGACCATCCGTTGCTGCCGCCGGCCGGGGCCTGTCGGCAGTGTCTGGTCGATGTGGAAGGTCAGCGTAAGCCGGTGACCTCCTGCACCACGCCGGTCGGCGAGGGGATGGTGGTGCGGACGCACCTCACCTCCGAGGTGGCCCGCAAGGCGCAGGAGGGGATCATGGAGTTCCTCCTGATCAACCACCCGCTCGACTGCCCGGTCTGCGACAAGGGCGGCGAGTGCCCGCTGCAGAATCAGGCGATGTCCACCGGCCGGGCCGAGACCCGGTTCCACGACATCAAGCGGACCTACCCGAAGCCGATCAACCTCTCCACCGAGGTGCTGCTCGACCGTGAGCGCTGCGTCCAGTGCGCCCGCTGCACCCGGTTCTCGGAGATCATCGCCGGCGACCCGTTCATCGAGCTGATGGACCGCAGCGCCGACGAGCAGGTCAACGTCTACCGGGACACCATGTTCGGTGGTGAGCCCGCCGACGAGCAGGGCACCCACAGCGACCTCGGCGACGAGCCGTTCCAGTCCTACTTCTCCGGCAACACCATCCAGATCTGTCCGGTCGGCGCGCTCACCAGCAGCAAGTACCGGTTCCGGTCGCGGCCGTTCGACCTGGTCTCCACCCCGAGCGTGTGCGAGCACTGCTCGGCCGGCTGCGCCCAGCGCACCGACCATCGGCGGGGCAAGGTGATGCGCCGGCTCGCCGGCGACGACCCGGCGGTCAACGAAGAGTGGGACTGCGACAAGGGCCGGTTCGGCTTCCGGTACGTCACCGCCACCGACCGGATCACCGAGCCGCTGGTGCGCGACGCCGAGACCGGCGAGCTGCGGGTCGCCGCCTGGAGCGAGGCGCTGGCGGTCGCCGCCGACGGGCTGCGGGCCGCCCGGGACGCCGGCCGCGGCGTCGGGGTGCTGCCCGGCGGCCGGCTCACCGTCGAGGACGCCTACGCGTACAGCAAGTTTGCCCGGACCGCGCTGCGCAGCAACGACATCGACTTCCGGGCCCGGCCGCTCTCGGCCGAGGAGGCACAGTTCCTGGCGGCGAACGTCGCCGGCCAGCACAGCCCGACGTACGCGGAGGTGGAGGCCGCCCCGGCGGTGGTGCTCGCCGGGTTGGAGCCGGAGGAAGAGTGCCCGATCCTGTTCTTGCGGCTGCGTAAGGGTCTACGGACCCGGCAGTTGCCGATCTACGCGCTCGCGCCGTTCCGCAGCCGCGGTTTCGACAAGCTCGCGGCCCGGCTGATCCGGTGTGTTCCGGGCGAGGAGGCGCAGCTGCTGGCCGAAGACGACCGGCTGGCCGAGGCGCTGTCGCAGCCGGGGGCGGTGCTCTTGGTCGGGGAGCGGCTCGCCACCAGCCCCGGTGGCTTGTCCGCCGCGGCGGCGGTCGCCGAGCGCACCGGTGCCCGGTTGGCCTGGGTGCCGCGCCGGGCCGGTGAGCGCGGTGCGGTCGAGGTCGGGTGCCTGCCCGGCCTGCTGCCCGGTGGCCGGCCGGTCGACGACGCCCGGGCACGCGCCGAGCTCGCCGATGTCTGGGGCACCGACTTCGCCCGCGACCTGGCCAGCGACCCGGGCCGGGACACCGGCGCGATCCTCGAAGCGGTGGTGGTGGGCCAGCTGGGCGCGCTGGTGGTCGGCGGGGTGGACCCGGCCGACCTGGCCGATGTCCGCGGCGCCGAGCGGGCGCTGGCCGAGGTGCCGTTCCTGGTCTCGCTGGAGCTGCGGCACTCGGCGGTGACCCGGCACGCCGATGTGGTGCTGCCGGTGGCGGCCGCAGTGGAGAAGGCCGGGGCCTACCTGAACTGGGAGGGCCGGCTGCGCCCATTCGGGAAGGTGCTCGACCCGGGCACCATGACCGACGCCCGGATCCTGGACGCGATCGCCAGCCAGCTGGGGGTCACGCTCGGCTGCGGTGAGGTCGAGGCGATCCGGCGGGAGCTGACCTCGCTGCCGGTGACCGAGGCGCCGCAGCCGGCGCCGCCGCGGGTGGCGGCCGGCTCGCCGCCGGTCCCGGAGGCCGGGCAGGCGGTGCTCGCCAGCTGGCATCAGCTGATCGACGAGGGCTCGATGCTGGTCGACGAGGAGCCGCTCGCCGGCACCGCCCGGCCAGCGGTGGCCCGGATCGGCAAGGAGTTCGCCGCGAAGCTGGGGGTGGGCGACGGTGATCCGGTCACGGTCGGCACCTCGCTCGGAGCCGTCACCCTGCCGGCCGAGGTCGTCGACGACCTGGTCGGGCAGGTGGTGTGGCTGCCCACCAACTCACCGGGCGCCACGGTCCGCCGTACTCTCGGCGTGACCGCCGGGGCGCTGGTGGATGTCACTGTGGCAGGAGGCGTCCAGTGA
- the nuoF gene encoding NADH-quinone oxidoreductase subunit NuoF, translated as MTAPSPAALAKLTPVLTKRWLSPDAWRLDVYQQLDGYAALRKALSVAPDDLIQLVKDSGLRGRGGAGFPTGLKWGFIPQGDDKPHYLVVNADEGEPGTCKDLPLMMADPHSLIEGVIIASYAIRASRAFIYVRGEAVHAARRLRHAVAEAYEAGLLGEDILGSGFALDLVVHSGAGAYICGEETALLDSLEGFRGQPRLRPPFPATHGLYASPTVVNNVETIASVPYLVLGGAEWFRTMGTEKSPGPKIYSISGRVNQPGQYECGLGITLRELLELAGGMLPGHQLRYWTPGGSSTPLLTDEHLDVPMDFEGMMSAGTMLGTTAVQVFSDQDCPVYATYRWIEFYHHESCGKCTPCREGNYWMKQVLRRILAGEGTHEDLDTLLDACDNLLGRSFCALGDGATSPVTSSIKFFKQDYLDYIEGRKPPILKPPSELVGAH; from the coding sequence ATGACCGCACCGTCGCCAGCGGCGTTGGCTAAGCTGACGCCGGTGCTGACCAAGCGGTGGCTGTCACCGGATGCTTGGCGGCTCGATGTCTACCAGCAGCTGGACGGCTACGCCGCGCTGCGGAAGGCGCTGTCGGTGGCGCCGGACGATCTGATCCAGCTGGTCAAGGACTCCGGCCTGCGGGGGCGCGGCGGCGCCGGGTTCCCCACCGGGCTGAAGTGGGGGTTCATCCCGCAGGGCGACGACAAGCCGCACTATCTGGTGGTGAACGCCGACGAGGGCGAGCCGGGTACCTGCAAGGACCTGCCGCTGATGATGGCGGATCCGCACTCGCTGATCGAGGGCGTGATCATCGCCAGCTACGCGATCCGGGCCAGCCGCGCCTTCATCTACGTCCGCGGCGAGGCGGTGCACGCCGCCCGGCGGCTGCGGCACGCGGTGGCCGAGGCGTATGAGGCCGGTCTGCTCGGGGAGGACATCCTCGGCTCCGGCTTCGCCCTGGACCTGGTCGTGCACAGCGGTGCCGGCGCCTACATCTGCGGCGAGGAGACGGCGCTGCTGGACTCGTTGGAGGGGTTCCGGGGGCAGCCGCGGTTGCGGCCGCCGTTCCCGGCCACCCACGGGCTGTACGCCAGCCCCACCGTGGTCAACAACGTCGAGACCATCGCCAGCGTCCCGTACCTGGTGCTCGGGGGCGCGGAGTGGTTCCGGACCATGGGGACAGAGAAGTCCCCCGGTCCGAAGATCTACTCGATCTCGGGTCGGGTGAACCAGCCCGGCCAGTACGAGTGTGGGCTCGGCATCACCCTGCGGGAGTTGTTGGAGCTGGCCGGCGGGATGCTCCCGGGTCACCAGTTGCGTTACTGGACTCCCGGCGGTTCGTCCACGCCGCTGCTCACCGACGAGCACCTCGATGTGCCGATGGACTTCGAGGGGATGATGTCGGCCGGCACCATGTTGGGCACCACCGCGGTGCAGGTCTTCTCCGACCAGGATTGCCCGGTCTATGCGACCTACCGGTGGATCGAGTTCTACCACCACGAGTCGTGTGGCAAGTGCACCCCGTGCCGGGAGGGCAACTACTGGATGAAGCAGGTGCTGCGGCGCATCCTCGCGGGTGAGGGCACCCACGAAGACCTGGATACGCTGCTCGACGCCTGCGACAACCTGTTGGGCCGGTCGTTCTGCGCGCTCGGTGACGGTGCCACCAGCCCGGTGACTTCGTCGATCAAGTTCTTCAAGCAGGACTACCTGGACTACATCGAGGGGCGTAAGCCGCCGATCCTGAAGCCGCCGTCCGAGCTGGTTGGAGCTCACTAA
- the nuoE gene encoding NADH-quinone oxidoreductase subunit NuoE: protein MTQFSEETRRRATEVIARYPAGRERSALLPLLHLVQAEQGQVTPDGIAFCAEQLGLTKAQVAAVASFYTMYKRRPTGDWLVSVCTNTMCGVLGGDRTFETLKEQLGVGHDETTPDGTITLEHAECLAACDYAPVMTVNYEFFDQTQASDALQIVGALRRGERPEPSRGAPLCTLKEMSLQLAGFADEREGALAEGSAGEPTLAGARLAERHGIAVAGFDPDTPIAPPADTPAQPGHEPPPTAKEPAADRKPAGEAPPADLQDPGKHPETAPKGKDNQRRSR from the coding sequence ATGACCCAGTTCAGTGAGGAGACCCGGCGGCGGGCGACCGAGGTGATCGCCCGCTATCCGGCCGGCCGGGAGCGTTCGGCGTTGCTGCCGCTGCTGCACCTGGTCCAGGCCGAGCAGGGGCAGGTTACGCCGGACGGCATCGCCTTCTGCGCCGAGCAGCTGGGGTTGACCAAGGCGCAGGTCGCCGCGGTGGCGAGCTTCTACACGATGTATAAGCGCCGCCCCACCGGGGATTGGCTGGTCAGTGTCTGCACCAACACCATGTGTGGGGTGCTCGGCGGCGACCGGACCTTTGAGACGCTCAAGGAGCAGCTGGGGGTGGGGCACGACGAGACCACTCCGGACGGCACGATCACGCTGGAGCACGCCGAGTGCCTGGCCGCCTGCGACTACGCGCCGGTGATGACGGTCAACTACGAGTTTTTCGACCAGACCCAGGCCAGCGACGCCCTCCAGATCGTGGGGGCGTTGCGGCGTGGGGAGCGGCCGGAGCCTTCCCGCGGCGCGCCGCTGTGCACGCTGAAGGAGATGTCGCTGCAGCTCGCCGGGTTCGCCGACGAGCGGGAGGGGGCGTTGGCCGAGGGGTCGGCCGGGGAGCCGACCCTGGCGGGGGCGCGGCTCGCCGAGCGGCACGGCATCGCGGTCGCCGGGTTCGACCCGGACACCCCGATCGCGCCGCCGGCCGACACCCCGGCCCAACCCGGCCACGAGCCGCCGCCGACCGCCAAGGAGCCGGCGGCCGACCGGAAGCCGGCCGGCGAGGCCCCACCGGCGGACCTGCAGGACCCGGGTAAGCACCCGGAGACCGCGCCCAAGGGCAAGGACAACCAGAGGAGATCGCGATGA
- a CDS encoding NADH-quinone oxidoreductase subunit D, protein MSGAGYAPVHETDEGRKVFTVTGGDWEEALADRDPVYDERIIINMGPQHPSTHGVLRLVLELEGETVTDIRLVVGYLHTGIEKNLEYRTWTQGTTFVTRMDYLSPIINEAGYCLAVEKLLGITDQIPDRANVIRVLMMELNRISSHLVWIATTGMELGALSIMTYGFRDREKVLDIFEMASGLRMNMAYIRPGGLAQDFPDEAVRATRELIPYLTKRLDEYEAMLSGNPIWRSRTVGVAELDVTACLALGVTGPVLRSAGLGWDLRKTMPYCGYETYDFEVPTRDEGDVYARYEVRMAEMRESMKIVQQCLDRLEPGPVMVADKKIAWPAQLAVGNDGLGNSLGHVANIMGQSMEALIHHFKLVTEGFRVPPGQVYVQLESPRGELGVHAVSDGGTRPYRVHFREPSFVNLQCIPAMAEGGLISDVIAGGASLDPVMGGCDR, encoded by the coding sequence GTGAGCGGCGCCGGCTACGCCCCGGTCCATGAGACCGACGAGGGCAGGAAGGTCTTCACCGTTACCGGTGGCGACTGGGAGGAGGCGCTCGCGGACCGGGATCCGGTCTACGACGAGCGGATCATCATCAACATGGGTCCGCAGCACCCGTCGACGCACGGGGTGCTGCGGCTGGTGTTGGAGCTGGAGGGGGAGACGGTCACCGACATCCGGCTGGTCGTCGGTTACCTGCACACCGGCATCGAGAAGAACCTCGAGTACCGCACCTGGACCCAGGGCACCACGTTCGTGACCCGGATGGACTACCTTTCGCCGATCATCAACGAGGCCGGTTACTGCCTGGCGGTGGAGAAGCTGCTGGGGATCACCGACCAGATCCCGGATCGGGCGAACGTGATCCGGGTGCTGATGATGGAGCTGAACCGGATCTCGTCGCACCTGGTGTGGATCGCCACCACCGGGATGGAGCTCGGCGCTCTGTCGATCATGACCTACGGGTTCCGGGATCGGGAAAAGGTCCTCGACATCTTCGAGATGGCCTCCGGGCTGCGGATGAACATGGCCTACATCCGCCCGGGCGGGTTGGCACAGGACTTCCCCGACGAGGCGGTCCGGGCCACCCGGGAGCTGATCCCGTACCTGACCAAGCGGCTGGACGAGTATGAGGCGATGCTCTCCGGCAACCCGATCTGGCGTTCCCGCACCGTCGGGGTGGCCGAACTCGACGTCACCGCCTGCCTGGCGCTGGGCGTGACCGGGCCGGTGCTGCGCAGCGCCGGGCTCGGCTGGGACCTGCGCAAGACCATGCCCTACTGCGGCTACGAGACCTACGACTTCGAGGTGCCGACCCGGGACGAGGGCGATGTCTACGCCCGGTACGAGGTGCGGATGGCCGAGATGCGCGAGTCGATGAAGATCGTCCAGCAGTGCCTGGACCGGTTGGAGCCCGGGCCGGTGATGGTCGCCGACAAGAAGATCGCCTGGCCGGCGCAGCTGGCGGTGGGCAACGACGGGCTCGGTAACTCGCTCGGCCACGTCGCCAACATCATGGGCCAGTCGATGGAGGCGCTGATCCACCACTTCAAGCTGGTCACCGAGGGCTTCCGGGTGCCACCGGGCCAGGTGTACGTGCAGTTGGAGAGCCCGCGCGGGGAGCTCGGGGTGCACGCGGTCTCCGATGGCGGCACCCGCCCGTACCGGGTGCACTTCCGGGAGCCGAGCTTCGTCAATCTGCAGTGCATTCCGGCGATGGCGGAGGGCGGCCTGATCTCCGATGTGATCGCCGGCGGGGCCTCGTTGGACCCGGTGATGGGGGGTTGCGACCGATGA
- a CDS encoding NADH-quinone oxidoreductase subunit C, which produces MPPRGRSGRGMFGVAGSGDTSGFGGLARRKVAPESASRPYGEWFDEAADALEEAYPLFHEAIERVVVDRGELTLYIKPERIAEVCQVLRDDAALRFELCSSVSGVDYLDDPEGRRLHAVYHLTSMTYRRRIRLECAVSAEAPRLPSVTSVYPTADWQEREAYDMFGIVFEGHPALTRVLMPDDWDGHPQRKDYPLGGIPVEYKGAEIPPPDKRRSYQ; this is translated from the coding sequence ATGCCGCCGCGGGGCCGTTCCGGCCGGGGGATGTTCGGGGTCGCCGGCTCCGGGGACACCTCCGGGTTCGGGGGGCTGGCGCGGCGTAAGGTGGCGCCGGAGAGCGCCTCCCGCCCGTACGGCGAGTGGTTCGATGAGGCCGCGGATGCGCTGGAAGAGGCCTACCCGCTGTTTCATGAGGCGATCGAGCGGGTGGTGGTGGACCGCGGCGAGTTGACGCTCTACATCAAGCCGGAGCGGATCGCCGAGGTGTGCCAGGTGCTGCGTGACGATGCGGCGCTGCGGTTCGAGCTGTGCAGCAGCGTCTCCGGTGTGGACTATCTGGACGACCCGGAGGGGCGGCGGTTGCACGCGGTCTACCACCTGACGTCGATGACCTACCGGCGGCGGATCCGGTTGGAGTGCGCGGTCTCCGCGGAGGCGCCCCGGCTGCCGAGCGTCACCTCGGTCTACCCGACCGCCGACTGGCAGGAGCGGGAGGCGTACGACATGTTCGGGATCGTCTTCGAGGGCCACCCGGCGTTGACCCGGGTCCTGATGCCCGACGACTGGGATGGTCACCCGCAGCGGAAGGATTACCCGCTGGGCGGCATCCCGGTCGAGTACAAGGGGGCGGAGATTCCGCCGCCGGACAAGCGGAGGTCTTACCAGTGA
- a CDS encoding NuoB/complex I 20 kDa subunit family protein: MGIEEKLPNGILLTSVEKLVNWTRKTSMWPATFGLACCAIEMMTTGAPRYDLGRWGMEVFRASPRQADLMIVAGRVSQKMAPVLRQIYDQMADPKWVLSMGVCATSGGMFNNYAIVQGVDHVVPVDMYLPGCPPRPEMLIDAILRLREKIMHEPLNERRREQLAEEAAAGRGPAIKPGTTPSSWYADKQRRAQWQRAVLEGREEQLRISDWMERHRVRREEVAAERVTGGGAR, from the coding sequence ATGGGTATCGAAGAGAAGCTCCCCAACGGCATCTTGTTGACCAGCGTCGAGAAGCTGGTCAACTGGACCCGGAAGACCAGCATGTGGCCGGCGACCTTCGGCTTGGCGTGCTGCGCGATCGAGATGATGACCACCGGCGCACCCCGGTACGACCTGGGGCGGTGGGGCATGGAGGTGTTCCGGGCCAGCCCTCGGCAGGCGGATCTGATGATCGTGGCGGGCCGGGTTTCCCAGAAGATGGCGCCGGTGCTGCGGCAGATCTACGACCAGATGGCTGACCCGAAGTGGGTGCTGTCGATGGGGGTCTGCGCCACCTCCGGCGGGATGTTCAACAACTACGCGATCGTGCAGGGTGTGGACCATGTGGTGCCGGTCGACATGTACCTGCCCGGGTGCCCGCCGCGGCCGGAGATGCTGATCGATGCGATTCTTCGGCTGCGGGAGAAGATCATGCACGAGCCGCTCAACGAGCGGCGGCGGGAGCAGTTGGCGGAGGAGGCCGCGGCCGGCCGCGGGCCGGCGATCAAACCGGGCACCACCCCCTCCAGCTGGTACGCGGACAAGCAGCGCCGGGCGCAGTGGCAGCGGGCGGTGCTGGAGGGCCGGGAGGAGCAGCTGCGGATCTCGGACTGGATGGAGCGGCACCGGGTCCGTCGGGAAGAGGTTGCGGCCGAGCGGGTGACGGGGGGTGGCGCACGATGA
- a CDS encoding NADH-quinone oxidoreductase subunit A, with protein MTLSAYVPIIVLFGIAGAFGAVSLMAARIAGPRRYNRAKLEPYECGIEPTPQPVGGGRVPVKYYLTAMMFIIFDIEVVFLIPWAVAFDQLALGGFLAVALFILAVTIAYVYEWRRGGLEWD; from the coding sequence ATGACGCTCTCGGCGTACGTACCGATCATCGTGCTGTTCGGCATCGCCGGCGCGTTCGGCGCGGTGTCGCTGATGGCGGCGCGGATCGCCGGCCCCCGCCGGTACAACCGGGCGAAGCTGGAGCCGTACGAGTGCGGCATCGAACCTACCCCGCAGCCGGTGGGCGGCGGCCGGGTGCCGGTGAAGTATTACCTGACCGCGATGATGTTCATCATCTTCGACATCGAAGTGGTCTTCCTGATCCCGTGGGCGGTCGCCTTCGACCAACTGGCCCTCGGTGGATTCTTGGCGGTGGCGCTGTTCATCCTGGCGGTGACGATCGCCTACGTGTATGAGTGGCGCCGCGGCGGGCTGGAGTGGGACTGA
- a CDS encoding geranylgeranyl reductase family protein — MVPEHDADAIVVGAGPGGSAAAYHLARHGAQVLLLEKSQFPREKVCGDGLTPRSVAQLIRMGVDLDDPGWVRNEGLRVIGGGVRMELKWPELASFPEFGLTRTRHDFDDILAQRAVSAGADLRTGHTVTGPILDDQSGRVMGVTVKADGELREFRAPVVIAADGVSGRLPLALGLTKRDDRPLGVAVRRYYRSPVKHQDNYLESWLELRSSSRPEVLLPGYGWIFGMGDGRVNVGLGILNSSGAFGKTDYRRLLVDWLGATPADWGLGEEENAEGSIKGAALPMGFNRVPHYTRGVMLVGDTGGMVNPFNGEGIAYAMESGEIAAEVVNQALARRNPAEVERALQQYPQLLKARFGGYFRLGGIFVKLIGYPPVMRAATRHGLPHPMLMRFVLKLMANLTDPRGGDAMDRLINGMVRVAPAV, encoded by the coding sequence GTGGTGCCCGAGCACGACGCTGACGCCATCGTCGTCGGCGCCGGACCCGGTGGCAGCGCCGCCGCGTATCATCTGGCCCGGCACGGCGCGCAGGTGTTGTTGTTGGAAAAGTCCCAGTTTCCGCGCGAGAAGGTGTGCGGCGACGGGTTGACCCCGCGCTCGGTTGCGCAGCTGATCCGGATGGGCGTCGACCTGGACGACCCTGGCTGGGTCCGCAACGAGGGTCTGCGGGTGATCGGCGGCGGGGTGCGGATGGAGTTGAAGTGGCCGGAGTTGGCCAGCTTCCCCGAGTTCGGCCTTACCCGTACCCGGCACGACTTCGATGACATTCTGGCGCAGCGGGCGGTAAGTGCCGGCGCCGATCTGCGTACCGGCCACACCGTGACCGGCCCGATCCTGGATGACCAGAGCGGCCGGGTCATGGGGGTGACGGTCAAGGCCGACGGGGAGCTGCGCGAGTTCCGGGCGCCGGTGGTGATCGCCGCCGACGGGGTGTCCGGCCGGCTGCCGTTGGCGCTCGGGTTGACCAAGCGGGACGACCGGCCGCTGGGGGTGGCGGTGCGCCGCTACTACCGTTCGCCCGTCAAACATCAGGACAACTACCTGGAGTCGTGGCTGGAGCTGCGCAGCAGCAGCCGCCCCGAGGTGCTGCTGCCTGGGTACGGCTGGATTTTCGGGATGGGCGACGGCCGGGTCAACGTCGGGCTCGGCATCCTCAACTCCTCGGGCGCGTTCGGGAAGACCGACTACCGGCGGCTGCTGGTCGACTGGCTCGGCGCCACCCCGGCCGATTGGGGGCTCGGCGAGGAGGAGAACGCCGAGGGCTCGATCAAGGGTGCGGCCTTGCCGATGGGCTTCAATCGGGTGCCCCACTACACCAGGGGGGTCATGCTCGTGGGGGACACGGGGGGTATGGTCAACCCCTTCAACGGTGAAGGCATCGCGTACGCGATGGAGTCAGGTGAGATCGCCGCGGAGGTGGTCAACCAGGCGTTGGCCCGCCGGAACCCCGCTGAGGTGGAGCGGGCGCTGCAGCAGTACCCCCAACTGCTGAAGGCGCGGTTCGGCGGTTACTTCCGGCTTGGTGGCATCTTCGTGAAGTTGATCGGCTACCCGCCGGTGATGCGGGCGGCCACCCGGCACGGGCTGCCGCACCCGATGTTGATGCGGTTCGTCCTGAAGCTGATGGCGAACCTCACCGACCCACGCGGCGGCGATGCAATGGACCGGCTGATTAATGGGATGGTGCGAGTTGCCCCGGCGGTGTGA
- a CDS encoding demethylmenaquinone methyltransferase: MQTGSEPRRAGLDKERAEVAAMFDHVAAKYDRTNSIISFRRDRVWRRATRAALAPLAGERVLDVGAGTGVSTEEFGRDGAYAVGVDVSLGMLAAGREARPQVPLLAGDALALPFADGAFDAVTISFALRNLADPVAGLREFRRVTRPGGRLVVCEFSHPTNRWFRSTYLTYLMGALPKVAKAVSSNPAAYLYLAESIRAWPDQRGLSEWLQAAGWRKVGWQNLSGGIVALHRATH, from the coding sequence ATGCAGACTGGATCTGAACCGCGGCGGGCAGGACTCGACAAGGAGCGGGCCGAGGTTGCGGCGATGTTCGACCACGTCGCCGCCAAGTACGACCGGACCAACAGCATCATCTCGTTCCGGCGGGACCGGGTGTGGCGGCGGGCCACCCGGGCGGCGCTGGCCCCGCTGGCTGGTGAACGTGTGCTCGACGTCGGAGCCGGCACCGGCGTCTCCACCGAAGAGTTCGGTCGCGACGGTGCGTACGCAGTCGGGGTGGATGTCTCACTCGGAATGCTGGCCGCGGGCCGGGAAGCTCGGCCGCAGGTGCCGCTGCTGGCCGGGGACGCCCTGGCGTTGCCGTTCGCGGATGGCGCGTTCGATGCGGTCACGATCTCGTTCGCGCTGCGCAATCTGGCCGACCCGGTCGCCGGGCTGCGGGAGTTTCGGCGGGTGACCCGGCCGGGTGGGCGGCTGGTGGTCTGCGAGTTCAGCCATCCGACGAACCGTTGGTTCCGCAGCACCTACCTGACGTACCTGATGGGGGCGCTGCCGAAGGTGGCCAAGGCGGTTTCGAGCAACCCGGCGGCCTACCTCTATCTGGCCGAGTCGATCCGGGCGTGGCCGGACCAGCGCGGGTTGAGCGAGTGGTTGCAGGCCGCTGGCTGGCGGAAGGTGGGGTGGCAGAACCTCAGCGGCGGGATCGTGGCGCTGCACCGGGCCACCCACTGA